The following nucleotide sequence is from Aneurinibacillus soli.
GGCTCATTCCACCCGGGCACGCCGACATATTTAAACACCTGACCATCAAAGTTGCGGACTTGCGCTGCCTGAGACATTTCTTTTTGTTTGCCTGAGATTAAATCCATAAACGCGTAGGCCTGGCTGCCTGGCTCGGCGCTGAAATCAAGATGAACAGCTGGGCCGACATTGGTCAGGACAGTTTTACCGGTGGCATCGGTAATCCAGAATTCGTCGATGCCCGCACGTTTCGCAAGATCGGTAATTTCATTGAAATTCGTTCCTTTTTTCATAAGGAGAGAAGTCATAGTCGCCTGGCCGATCATCTCCTTATTCATAATGTCTTCTGCTGTTTTGCGTGCCGTCAGGGCATTTTCAAAACTAATGCGAGTTAGTTCTGCCGTAGCTCTACCTTGAGATTCCAGGGTGCTAGCGGTTTGATTATATACAAGAGTAGAAATACAAATAATAACAAGTGCGGTAAGGATGGTAATCGGTACAATGATTTTGAAGCGAAGTGTTCCAAGCATAGTCTCTCCTCCAGTTTTTTCTTTCTAATGTGAATTTAAGTATAATACATTATACCTATTATAATGTATTTTTCTAAGGGGAATTTGAAGATATTGTTAATTTTATGATGATGACTCAGCCTGCGGATCACTTCGTAGCGAAAACGATTTTGATGAAATAGAAAAACAGTGCTTTGTTTGGTATAGTAAATGGAGCAGGATGAGTGTGATCATCCGAAAAAGGTGCGGGTTGCATTCGTGTACAGTAGGGGCACATCGAACAAATGAAAAACAAAGGAGTGCCATATGATTATCCGAGTAGCCGGGGTTGATGAGGTTTTTCACCGATCCCTTGACCATATTATCCATTTATTTTTTGAAGACGTGCATGTCGTATTTACAGAAGAAACACCTGCTCATATCACGATTTCGATTGAACTGAAAGAGGAGCAAGAGAAAATCATGTCTTACTCCGTCCTCGAAGTAGCAGGAGAATTTCCTATATACGAAAATCGCTATAGTCGTACAGTGACCGTGGAGAGGGGGAGCAAGGAGCATCGAAGGCAGGTACGGCAAGTCATCAGCCATTCCCTTCTCCATGTCCTCCAGGAGTATACGGGGATTGAGCAGCCATGGGGCATCCTTACAGGTATCCGCCCAACCAAGCTTTTGCATGCTAGCGTGCGCGATGGAATTCCAATGGAGCAGGCTCATCATCATCTGCGTGAGAACTATCTCATTCAGGATGCAAAAATAAATCTTATGCAGCAGATTGTCGACCGCCAGCGGGCGATGGTGCCGGATTTGTACGATCTGCGCAGGGAAGTCAGCATCTACATTGGCATCCCATTCTGTCCGACCAAATGTGCTTACTGTACGTTCCCGGCGTATGCGATTAACGGACGGCAAGGCTCTGTTGATTCGTTCCTCGGGGGACTTCATTATGAGATGCGTGAGATTGGACGCTGGCTAAAAGAGCGAGACATGCGCATTACGACGATTTATTTTGGTGGCGGGACGCCAACGAGTATTACGGTTGAAGAAATGGATATGCTGTATGAAGAGATGTACCATTCGTTTCCTCATATGGATAAAGTGCGGGAGATCACAGTGGAAGCCGGGCGACCGGATACGATTACGCCGGAGAAACTTGCCGTACTGAACAAGTGGAATATCGATCGCATCAGTATTAACCCACAGTCATATATTGAAGAAACGCTTAAGGCAATTGGCCGCCATCATACCGTGGAAGAGACAATCGAGAAATTCAAGCTGGCACGCAAGGCCGGTATGAATAACATCAACATGGATCTTATTATTGGTCTTCCTGGTGAAGGCGTGCCAGAATTCGAGTATACGCTTGGCGAAACTGCGAAACTGATGCCAGAATCCGTGACGATCCATACACTGTCGTTCAAGCGAGCGAGTGAGATGACGCGCAACAAGGACAAATACCGAGTGGCGAGTCGCGAAGAAATCGGTGATATGATGCAGCGGGCTGAACAGTGGACCGAAGCGCATGGCTATGTGCCGTACTATTTGTACCGTCAGAAAAATATTCTGGGCAATCTTGAGAACGTTGGCTATGCTATCCCCGGTCAGGAGAGCATCTATAACATCATGATTATGGAAGAAGTGCAGTCGATTATCGGACTCGGCTGCGGTGCGGCGAGCAAGTGGGTACACCCAAAGACCGATGTCATTACTCGTTTTGCCAATCCGAAAGAACCGAAGGCATATAATGATTCGTACGAGCATTATACACAAGCAAAAATTGAGGCATTGAATGAGCTGTTTTCTTGACAAATGGTGTCGAAAAAGGTAACCTAAAAACAATTGTGAACAATGAATATTGATCTAATGAAGGGCACAAAGTAGTCTGGAAGCCCTGCGATACAGAGAGGAATGCCTGAGGCTGGAAGCATTCCACGCAGTTCAGATGAATGACAACCTGGAAGACCGATGGCAACATACGGCGCCTCTCCTGCGTTATGGGAGTTTCGAGTGGGATTTTTGAATCCAAGTAGGGTGGCACCACGGGAATTGTAACCAATCTCTCGTCCCTGACAATTTTGTCAGTGGCGGGAGATTTTTTAATTTCTAAAATAGTAAGGTGGGAAAAATATGATCCAGGTCCCAAGAGGAACAGCCGATGTACTGCCGGGCGAGATTGAGCTGTGGCAGTATATTGAGAATGCGGCGCGGGATATTTGTCGCCGCTACAATTATGCGGAAATTCGCACACCGGTGTTTGAACATACCGAACTGTTCCAGCGCGGTGTCGGCGAAACAACGGACATCGTGGAGAAGGAGATGTATACGTTCACGGACCGGGGAGATCGCAGTCTGACTTTGCGCCCGGAAGGAACAGCATCGACAGTTCGCTCGTATGTCGAGAACAAAATGTTCGGTCTTGCAAATCAGCCGGTCAAGCTGTACTATATCGGCCAGATGTTCCGCTATGAGCGGCCACAGGCGGGCCGGATGCGCCAGTTCACCCAGTTCGGAGTGGAGGCGATCGGCAGTCACGATCCAGCGATTGATGCCGAGACGATTGCGCTTGCGATGCGTCTGTACGAAGAGCTGGGCCTGAAGAACCTGCATGTCGAGCTGAATAGCCTGGGCGATGCAGAAAGCCGTCAGGCGCACCGCGATGCGCTTGTGAAGCATTTTACGCCGCATATCGCGGAGTTCTGTGCAGACTGTCAGTCTCGTCTTGCACGTAACCCGCTGCGCATTCTGGACTGCAAAAAGGATGCTGGTAACGAGTTAATGAAAACAGCGCCTGTCATTCTTGATTACTTGAATGAGGAATCAAGCACATACTTTGAAAAGGTGAAACAGCACCTTGATAATCTCGGTATCGCGTACAATGTGAATCCGAATCTTGTGCGCGGTCTGGACTACTATACACATACTGCCTTTGAAATTATGGAGCATGGTATCGGCGCGGTCAGTACAATCTGTGGCGGTGGACGCTACAACGGACTCGTCGAGCAGGTCGGGGGCAATGATATGCCGGGCATTGGCTTTGCGATGAGCATTGAGCGCGTGTTGCTCGCTCTCAAAACGCAGGGCATTGAGCTTCCGATTCAGCAGGGCGTAGAATGTTTTGTGATTGGGATGGGTGACGAAGCAGAAAGCAAGGCATTCCAGTTGCTTGACCAGCTTCGTGCTGGCGGCTTGTCGGCGGACAAGGATTTTATGGGCCGCAAGATGAAAGCACAGTTGAAAGCGGCAGATCGTCTGCAAGCGAAGGCAGTCGTCATTATTGGGGAAGACGAGCTAGCACGCAAGGCAGCCATGGTCAAAAACATGGCCAGCGGCGAGCAGCAGGAAGTACCGTTTGATGCACTTATAGCACATGTGCAGAAAATCTGTGGCAAGTAAAAAAAGAAAGTAGGAGTTATCGAGATGGAATTCAAACAACGAACTGTATTTTGCGGCACGCTCCGCAAATCTGATGTAGGCACAGAAGTTACACTGAACGGCTGGGTACAGAAGCGCCGTGACTTGGGCGGGGTTATTTTCGTCGATCTGCGCGATCGTACAGGTCTTGTACAGGTAGTACTAAACCCGGAATTTAATGCATCTGCACATGAAATCGGCGACAAAGTACGTACCGAATATGTAATCAGCGTCAAAGGTAAAGTAGTTGAGCGTGATGCCGAGACAGTTAACCCGAACATGCTGACAGGAGAAATCGAGGTACAGGTTGATGAGATTGAAATCATCAATGCCGCGAAAACACCGCCGTTCTTTATTGAAGACGGGGTCGAAGTAGACGAGCAAGTACGTCTGAAATACCGTTATCTTGACCTGCGTCGTCCGGAGATGTACAAAACACTGCAAATGCGTCATAAAGTAACGAAGATTATCCGCGATTACCTCGACAGCCGTGAGTTCTTGGAAGTGGAAACACCAATCCTGACGAAGAGCACGCCAGAAGGTGCGCGTGACTACCTCGTACCGAGCCGTGTGAGCCCAGGCGAATTCTTCGCCCTGCCGCAGTCGCCGCAGCTCTTCAAGCAGCTCCTTATGGTAGCAGGCTATGAGCGCTATTTCCAAATCGCGCGTTGCTTCCGTGATGAAGACTTGCGTGCAGACCGCCAGCCGGAATTCACACAGGTCGATATTGAGACATCGTTCCTCAACATGGAAGAGCTTCTATCCATGATGGAAGGCATGATGAAGCTTGTCTGCAAGGAAGTGCTTGGTGTTGAAGTGGAAACACCGTTCCAGCGTCTGACTTACGCAGATGCGATGAATCGCTATGGCTCGGATAAGCCGGACCTGCGCTTCGGTATGGAACTTGTAGACATTGGTGATATCGCAGAAAACTGCGGATTCCAGGTGTTCAGCAGTGTAATCAAAAAAGGCAATCAAGTAAAAGGCATCAACGTGAAAGGCTGCGCCCATTACTCACGTAAAGATGTAGATGAACTGATGAAATTTGCGGCTCGTTATGGTGCGAAAGGTCTTGCATGGATGGCGTTTAAAGACGACGAAATTAAAGGACCAATCGCGAAATTCT
It contains:
- a CDS encoding coproporphyrinogen III oxidase, which codes for MIIRVAGVDEVFHRSLDHIIHLFFEDVHVVFTEETPAHITISIELKEEQEKIMSYSVLEVAGEFPIYENRYSRTVTVERGSKEHRRQVRQVISHSLLHVLQEYTGIEQPWGILTGIRPTKLLHASVRDGIPMEQAHHHLRENYLIQDAKINLMQQIVDRQRAMVPDLYDLRREVSIYIGIPFCPTKCAYCTFPAYAINGRQGSVDSFLGGLHYEMREIGRWLKERDMRITTIYFGGGTPTSITVEEMDMLYEEMYHSFPHMDKVREITVEAGRPDTITPEKLAVLNKWNIDRISINPQSYIEETLKAIGRHHTVEETIEKFKLARKAGMNNINMDLIIGLPGEGVPEFEYTLGETAKLMPESVTIHTLSFKRASEMTRNKDKYRVASREEIGDMMQRAEQWTEAHGYVPYYLYRQKNILGNLENVGYAIPGQESIYNIMIMEEVQSIIGLGCGAASKWVHPKTDVITRFANPKEPKAYNDSYEHYTQAKIEALNELFS
- the hisS gene encoding histidine--tRNA ligase, which produces MIQVPRGTADVLPGEIELWQYIENAARDICRRYNYAEIRTPVFEHTELFQRGVGETTDIVEKEMYTFTDRGDRSLTLRPEGTASTVRSYVENKMFGLANQPVKLYYIGQMFRYERPQAGRMRQFTQFGVEAIGSHDPAIDAETIALAMRLYEELGLKNLHVELNSLGDAESRQAHRDALVKHFTPHIAEFCADCQSRLARNPLRILDCKKDAGNELMKTAPVILDYLNEESSTYFEKVKQHLDNLGIAYNVNPNLVRGLDYYTHTAFEIMEHGIGAVSTICGGGRYNGLVEQVGGNDMPGIGFAMSIERVLLALKTQGIELPIQQGVECFVIGMGDEAESKAFQLLDQLRAGGLSADKDFMGRKMKAQLKAADRLQAKAVVIIGEDELARKAAMVKNMASGEQQEVPFDALIAHVQKICGK
- the aspS gene encoding aspartate--tRNA ligase; the protein is MEFKQRTVFCGTLRKSDVGTEVTLNGWVQKRRDLGGVIFVDLRDRTGLVQVVLNPEFNASAHEIGDKVRTEYVISVKGKVVERDAETVNPNMLTGEIEVQVDEIEIINAAKTPPFFIEDGVEVDEQVRLKYRYLDLRRPEMYKTLQMRHKVTKIIRDYLDSREFLEVETPILTKSTPEGARDYLVPSRVSPGEFFALPQSPQLFKQLLMVAGYERYFQIARCFRDEDLRADRQPEFTQVDIETSFLNMEELLSMMEGMMKLVCKEVLGVEVETPFQRLTYADAMNRYGSDKPDLRFGMELVDIGDIAENCGFQVFSSVIKKGNQVKGINVKGCAHYSRKDVDELMKFAARYGAKGLAWMAFKDDEIKGPIAKFFSEEEVSQIKDRMQVEDNDLILFVADKAKVVADSLGALRLKFGKELGLIDESKFAFAWVVDFPLLEWDEDAKRYVALHHPFTRPRPEDVELFDSEPGQIRAQAYDMVLNGYEIGGGSMRIYKRDVQEKMFKALGFSQEEAQEQFGFLLDAFEYGTPPHGGMAFGLDRIVMILANRTSLRDTIAFPKTASARDIMTDAPGTVDTKQLEELSIRVSMPKKETK